In the genome of Halapricum salinum, one region contains:
- a CDS encoding NUDIX hydrolase — protein MSDEPERDGAHDWPVLESEVEYETGWYTGGYDLVEQPDGTQKKYYWAELPPAAVVVPVTGDTVVMVEQYRPAIGEHCLELPAGIVEDGESFTTAGARELREEAGFDPAGTALLEEFWTATGVLRHKRGIVFAEGLEPVARDVDSNEFLEVRPVPVEEALDRAREAPANDATIEGLLLAKEAGLL, from the coding sequence ATGAGTGACGAACCGGAGCGCGACGGGGCGCACGACTGGCCGGTCCTCGAATCCGAGGTCGAATACGAGACCGGCTGGTACACCGGCGGCTACGATCTGGTCGAACAGCCCGACGGCACCCAGAAGAAGTACTACTGGGCAGAACTGCCGCCCGCGGCGGTCGTCGTCCCCGTCACCGGCGACACGGTCGTGATGGTCGAGCAGTACCGCCCCGCGATCGGCGAGCACTGTCTCGAACTCCCGGCCGGAATCGTCGAGGACGGCGAGTCGTTCACGACCGCTGGGGCGCGGGAACTCCGCGAGGAGGCCGGCTTCGACCCCGCCGGGACCGCGCTCTTAGAGGAGTTCTGGACGGCGACAGGAGTGCTCCGGCACAAGCGTGGAATCGTCTTCGCCGAGGGGCTCGAACCGGTCGCGCGAGACGTCGACAGCAACGAATTCCTGGAGGTTCGGCCCGTCCCAGTCGAGGAGGCGCTCGACCGCGCTCGTGAGGCCCCCGCCAACGACGCGACGATCGAGGGGCTGTTGCTCGCGAAAGAAGCGGGACTGCTCTAG
- a CDS encoding DUF5810 domain-containing protein, producing MAYGCPVCEEPQVDASHLANHLAFTAVIRSGDHEDWLDEHAPGWGENDEDTLAERLLDLDEVAEIDHPIDASEGGPDEHTHDQGHRNPAVDSRASRGDAALDADAQRILDEAQELTRQMGAVDGEEDGDAGDAGQEDSEGETE from the coding sequence ATGGCGTATGGCTGTCCCGTCTGTGAGGAGCCCCAGGTCGACGCCAGCCACCTGGCCAACCACCTGGCGTTCACGGCGGTCATCCGGTCGGGCGACCACGAGGATTGGCTCGACGAGCACGCTCCGGGATGGGGCGAGAACGACGAGGACACGCTGGCCGAGCGCCTGCTCGACCTGGACGAGGTTGCCGAGATCGACCATCCGATCGACGCCTCCGAGGGTGGCCCGGACGAGCACACTCACGACCAGGGCCATCGAAATCCAGCAGTCGACAGTCGGGCGTCCCGGGGTGACGCCGCGCTCGACGCCGACGCACAGCGGATTCTCGACGAGGCCCAGGAACTGACCCGGCAGATGGGGGCAGTAGACGGTGAGGAGGATGGAGACGCTGGCGACGCCGGGCAAGAAGATTCGGAAGGCGAAACGGAGTAG
- a CDS encoding DUF5809 family protein gives MEREGSFAPETAAAARERYESLGPTAQVVVKEVAKAMELDREQYRERVTGAVVETARDAMFAETLEVTLGTREEFEQWCSDHDDYEVREIGNENVDRVVWHAVPFEDVVVAATFQDEREAAMGTLRRQVFGSVYRGVVTGESATAETEE, from the coding sequence ATGGAACGCGAGGGGTCGTTCGCGCCCGAGACGGCCGCGGCGGCGCGCGAGCGCTACGAGTCGCTCGGGCCGACGGCACAGGTCGTCGTCAAAGAGGTCGCCAAAGCCATGGAACTCGACCGCGAACAGTACCGCGAGCGCGTCACCGGCGCAGTCGTCGAGACCGCCCGCGACGCGATGTTCGCCGAGACACTGGAAGTCACTCTGGGCACGCGAGAGGAGTTCGAGCAGTGGTGTTCCGACCACGACGACTACGAAGTCCGAGAGATCGGCAACGAGAACGTCGATCGCGTCGTCTGGCACGCGGTCCCCTTCGAGGACGTCGTCGTCGCTGCGACGTTCCAGGACGAACGCGAGGCGGCGATGGGGACGCTCCGGCGGCAGGTCTTCGGCTCGGTCTATCGAGGCGTCGTGACGGGCGAGAGCGCGACGGCCGAGACGGAGGAGTGA